The Bacteroidia bacterium genomic interval AAATATGCTTGCCGTGATCAAGTGCCAGTTTTGCGCAATCAAAGTGGGAAAGTGTGGGCGTTACAATATCCACGGCATCCACCTCCCTGATGAGTTCGTGAATGCTGTCAAATGCCTTTACTTCAAGCTCCTGAGACACGGCCGCAGCCTGGATGGCATCAGGGTCAAAGAATCCGGTAAGCTGGAATTCCTTTACTTCTTTGAGTAACCGAATATGAATTTTGCCGAGGTGGCCGGCTCCTAAAACACCTATTTTCAACATGGGGATGGATTTCCGCAAAAGTAGCAGATGAACGGGTGATGAAAAAGCGGGGAAGGCCGGTTACAATCCTAATCCCACAGAGAAGCCGGCTTTTGGATAAGGTCCGTTGTAGGCCGGCTCCAGAAAGTTCAGCACCGGCTCGTAAATCTGGTTTGCGTTAGTGCTGGTGCTGTATTGAACGCCACCTCCTATATAAAGATCAATATTGAGGTTGGCCAGTGCAAAAATTTGTACGCCAAAAGTTACACCTCCGGCATATATGTGATAGTCCGCTTTATCCTCAAGGGGCTCAGGCCTTGAATCGCTCGTGGTGAGCGCCTGATAATTTATAAAAGTTGACATATAGCCTCGCTGGCGGTTTGAACTCATAAAGTCCATCAGGCTGTTAAAAAATATCCGCCATTTCAGTTCCGCCATATAGCCCTCGTGTTTTTCCTGCTGAAGGGTGCCGGAAGTAATGCCGGCATCCAGTTCGAGGCTGTGGCGTGATGAGAGAATGCGCTCGTAACCGGCATAAAACGTTGTGGTGATAAAATATTGAGGATAAAGCCGGATGATATCCTTATTCGTTTCGAACACTTCATTTTCCTGTGCCTGCAATGTCCCCGTGCTGATTCCAAGAAATATACAGGTGATGATTATTAAGTTTTTCATTTTTTTAATATTAAAAATTAATACCTATCTGAGCACCAACTCGGGGGAAAATACCCTCATACGCTGGCGAAGTTAACGGAACATCGCCTTCTTCCGCAAGTGTAGGATCCGGGTCCTTAATATCGGTAAACTTTATTCCGCCTCCCACATAGAAATTCACGTGCAGCCATTTATAAATGCTTGCAACCAGCCCCAGCGAAGTACCAATCGCATAAGACTGATATTGGGCGTTTATATATTCAAAAGTTGTATGAGTTGGAGTTTGAAATTCCTTACGATAATCTTCATGGAGATAACTGTAGTGCAGAAAAATCCCGGCATATACACCCTTTAATTTCCAGTCAATGCCGGCAGTATCATTATTTAAAAAATTACTCAGATAATACTTCCGTATTTCGGGTTGGATCAGAATTCCTGCTGTGCGCTTATCATTTGCTTTTGAAACAAAACCCGTGTTCAGCACAAAGCTTCTCTGATAGGTTTTATTAAATCGTTCCAGCCCTAGGTAAACATTTCCGTCAAAAAAGTGAAAGGGACTTGCATAAAGAAAGTTTCGCCCAAGTCGCTCCTCCACCATCTGGGCTTTGAGCGGAGCGGCAGCCACAAGAATGGCGAGCAGGCAAAGGCTCAGTGAGAATTGTCTTTTCATCGTTTTGTTGGTTAGTTAAATTCATAAGCGCCTATATCCGGCTGCTGATCGCGAAGCTTTCCTTCCAGGTCGGTTTGAATGCCGGCATCCTTTCCTGCATCAATAGCAGGAGAGGCAGTGTCCAGATGATAATCATATTCAAATGCATCCACAAAGCCGGGATCTAGGTTGAAAAGGTTACTGCCGGCAAACTGTCCGGTGTTCAGCGTTTTTATCAGACAATGGTCAAAATTAACATCAAAATCTGCAACATTATGGTCAACTAATTCTACTTCATCATCCAGGCTGCCATCTATGATGCAGTTTACAAACCGGGCTTCCACTATTGTACCCCTCACATCAGGATCCGTAGCAATGATAACTGAAGGTTCCCTGCGATTAAAAACAAAGTTATAGTTGGCAAACGTGCAGTGTGTAAAGCTGTAATTTCCTCCGTAATTCGTAATGAAGGCATTCCTGCCGCAGTTATTGATCAGTACGTTCTCAGCCTCTACGGTGGAGGCAACAGCCAGGATGCCGTATCCCGTCATATTCTGAATGATACAGTTTTTTACACTGAGGCCGGAGGCATTCAGAAAGAGTGTATCATTATAAGGATTAAATCCGGCTGTAATGCCGATGGAACCATTCTTTATCTCAGCGTGCTCAAAACTGTGCTGTTCGCCTGTAGGCAGCAACAGGATGCCCAGCCACTGGCCCGGAACTTCGCTATAATAATCTTCCAGCCGGTCTCCCTGGAAAATCACCGGATTGTCCAGGGTTCCTCTTACTTCGAGCACTCCCCGCACATAGATGCCGGCATTGTTGTGGGCGTAAATTTTGGTTCCCTCCCTTATGGTGAGTTTGCAGCCGGCCTTCACCAGCACCGAATCATAGATAACGATGGGCAATCCTTCCGTCCATGTGGTATCGCAACCGATGGCCGTGCTGCGGAAGAAATGTGCATTTTGTCCCCAAGCTACGAGCTTAACGTCCTGCATATTGCCATTTGTAAGAAACACCAGAGAATCCTTTATGATAAAAGGATTAAGTGAATTGTCAGGGTCAATGTTCACATCTACAAAAACATACATACTGTCTCCGGCCTCAAGAATGGCCGGGCCGGTACTGAGTACGGGTTCGCCATCCACATTTACCCGGAACTTTGAACTACCGCCACCTGCCAGGAATATTCTTTCAATTTCAACATTCCTTTTATTCAGGTTATACACCTTAAAATTGATGGTGGCCGAGCCTATCGAAGTAAAAACGGTATCGAATAAAACCGTGTCAGTATTAAACGTAAGCTTAGCATTGGGATCGGTGGTGATATTATCTTCTTTGCGGCAGGACAGAAAAAGGAGGGAAAAAAGCAAAGGCAGGAACAGAATATATTTCATGCAAATATGTAGGTCAGTTTCAAATTGAGGATATGGGAAAAGCCGGCTGCAAAATAAAGGCCTTTGACGTGAATACAACCTATCGTACAGGCCAACAGATGCAGTAACGAACAAGATAGGTTGCACCCGGCAAGCAAAATCAACCGGCATAGGCCAGCGTGGCGATACTCACTTTAGCACCATTGGCGCGTAATACTGCACGGGCACAAGCCTCCAGCGTGGAGCCGGTGGTTACCACATCATCTACCAGCAGCACATGTTTGTTGTCCAGTTCATGGCCGGGTTGCAGCCGGAATATATCTTCCACATTCTTCCACCTGGCATAGCGTGATTTTTTGGTTTGTGTAGGATTGAAAATCGCCCGCATCACCGAATCCGTATCCATGGGAATTGCGAGCCCTTCCGCCATGCCCTGGCCGAAAAAGGCGCTTTGGTTAAATCCCCGTGCACGGAGTTTCCTTTCATGCAGCGGCACCGGCACTATGCAGTCGAATGAAAAGCCATCTTGCAGCAACTGCGATCCATACCAGCGGCCAGCCTCCACTGCAGCCTCTTTCTGCTCTTTATATTTAATATTGTGGAGCAGGTGCTGCACTTTGGAGCTTTTCCTGAAAAAGTAGAAAGCAAGGGCATACTTAATATTCACCCTGCCCCAGAATACTTTTTCCAGTTCATGATATTGTTCGTTATGAAATCCGGTTTCGGGCAGTGAGAAGCGGCAGTTCAGGCAGATGAAACCTTCATCCGCAGCCAGAACGTCATCGCAGGCTGCACATAGCCGCGGATAAAATAAATCAAGGACATCGCGGTAAACGGAGTAAAAGAAGCTTTTGGCTTGCATTTACCGAAAGTATGCAGAATACCTGGAAACCAGTGCATTCATATTTTAAAACACTGAAAATTTTAAATTGAATTTTATAAAAAAGAGGCTACGCTATACCTGACCTATTTATATGTTTTTTTAAGCAAAAAAAAGAAACCCCGGAAGGGCATACATTGCCTTCCGGGGTTTGCAATTAAGAACCTTTTGAAGCTTACTTCTTAATAAATCTCTGGGTGGCAGTGCCATCCTTAGTCGAAACATGGAGCAGGTAGACACCTTTCTCCAGATCGGCTATATTGATCATGGTGGCGCCCGGTTGCACATTCACCAACTCCATCACCTGCTGGCCGAGTAGGTTGGTGAGGCGTACCACATCCAGGTTTTCACTGGCTTCCAGCGTCAGTATATCGTTGGCCGGATTGGGATAGATAGAAATATTGCTGAGCAAGCCTTTTTCTTCCATTCCAATCGGATCGTCATCAATAATAGTGACGATCATCACTGAGTCTCCGAGGCTGGCGTGGTTATCAGGATTTCTCAAGACCAGGACAATGGTCTCGTTCGGTTCTGTCATGGCATCCTCTATCAATTCCACCGTCACAGTTTGAGATGTGCTGGAATTGGCGGGGAACGTAACGAACGTTGGTGTGAAATCGAAGTCTGTTCCGCTGTTTGCAGTGGAAGAACTGCTGAGGTCTACTTCTACCGATGTGGCCCTGTCGTTTTCATTGGTGAGCGTGATTATAATATCAATGCTGGAGTCCGCTTCCTGGTAGGCTACAGAATCAATAGAGAAAGAAATGGTGGGATCGGTGAAGGAAATGATGTCATTTACGTCCCGTGGCAGGAATTGGTATCCGTCCAGCAAACCATCACCATCATTCCCGTCAAACTGGCCTCCAATGCCAATGGCGATGAAAGTATCCATCGGGGCGGGATCATCATAAAGATCTACATCATCGTCAATCCTCATAGCGATCGTATCACTTCCGTTCGTAACGTCCACGTTAAATCCGGCACCGGCACTTGTCCATTGAGCAGGATTTACCAGCCATGCCCTTCTGAATCTAACGATTTCACCTTCGGTATTTTCTCCAAGTTCCTTAATTGTCATAGGATCTGGTAAGGCATTTCCTGATGATATATGATCAATGGAATCGGCTTCAATCTGGCCCAGGCCTCGAAATTCGTCCACCTTGCCCCATACCACGATACTGTCTCCACGGGTAACTGAATAATTCAAATTTTCCTCTGAATAAATATGCATCCCGGCAGTCCTGTCATAAATGGCAAACAAATAATCATTTGTACTGAAATTGTCAGAAGTTACAACTCCGCTAATCCTTATTCTTTCACCAAAATGGATATAATTGCCCATTGCATCTACGTTGTCAGCCGTATCAATGGTGTAATGATGATATTCATTGTCGTTAATGGTGATGGTATGCACCGAATCGCCAAATGATCCTTCGGAGAGATCCTGAAGCAACAGAACGATCTCTTCCACTTCTTCATAGCTCATATCATCTATGATTATGACTTCCGCAAACTGCGAGGTGGTTGTGTTAGCAGGAAAGGTTAGGGTTTGCGGAGTAAAGTTAAAGTCTGCACCCGGAGTAGCCGTAGTACCTGAACCATCCAACGCCACATCCACGGTGATCGCATTGTTGCTTTGGTTGGTAATAGTTACTTCTATATCCAGGGTATCCTGCCGTTCCGTGAGGGTTGTGGTTCTGGAATCAAACGAGATAACAGATCCGGGAGGAGGAGCGACACAATCACTGGTATGTCTGCCCAGGAAGGTGACGTTATCCTGGCTGCGCACATCCCAGTCATATTTCCAGGTAAGGCTGTCAGTGGTTCCCCGTTCCACCGAAGATTTCCGTACGAGCGTATAATTCTGCGTAGTCCCACCGGAAATATTCCAGAAGTCTCCGGGGTCCTGGCCCAGGATTCCAAAAATATCCAGCGTATCTCCTGTGCTTACATCAACTAAAATTAGCGCGTCATCTCCGTTAAAAAAAGTCATAGAGTGGAGCGTATCTGATTCCGCTATAATAACGGGATCTACCGGCTGTCCGCTTGTAGAAGGATTTCCAATTACGTAAACATCGCCTGAGTTTAACATTCCCGTTAATTGGAGTGAATCATTGGCTGAAGTTGCACCATTATTAAAGCGGTATAATTTGTAATCACTAAGATCAAGCGTGGCTGATGTAGGATTGTAAATTTCAATGGCCTTGTTGTTTCCGCTGCCTTCAATGTACTCAGAGAAAAATGGAGCAGAACAATCCGCAATCGGTGGTCCGCTGGCATCTCTGGCTATAATCTGGAAATCATCAATGGCGAGCGCGTCATCCGCACCTGTAATATTCATGTCCTCAAACCGCAACCAGCCGGACTGCCCGTTCAGGATAGGTGAAGGAAGACTAACCGTCACTGAAACCCGCGTTTGATTATCAGGCAGGTTTCCATTGAGTACTCCCGTTGCACTATCGTTGTGGGGACTTACCAGCGTATCCACATTTACCCAGATTCCGGAATTTAAAGGGCCTCCGGCAAAGAAAGGGCTGGCGGCAACCAGGATCGTATCCAGCCGGCCTGTGCTGCCTATCTTCCACAATTCGATTGTAAAACTTATTTCTATAGAATTAATGGCCGCACCCGTGTTATTGCTAAACTCTACTCCGTAATAAGGGTCGAGGGTATTGCTGGCGAGGCTGCCAAGCGCACGTTCACTGTTGCCTGTCATTCCATAGCTATAGATGTTTTCGCCACCGCTGCTGCCGTTGTCTGCTTCATAAGAGCCATCAGCCGCACTGCTGGATCCTGATTCAGTTATGGCCCACCCGGTGGGGAGCGAACTGGAAGTACCAGAATTTGCAAGGCTATTAAAGCCCTGGGTATGAGGTGTGTTCAAGCTGTTGATCATCACCTGTGCCTGTGCTTCGGTGAATGCGGCAATGCTAAATGCCATCACCGCAATTGTCAAAATTCTTCTCGTCATTGTTTTTTGGTTTACTGTGAATTATTTTTAGTGTGCAAACTTATTAGCGGTAGATTACCACCACTTTACCACACAGATAATTTTACAAACAGGAAACTAAAGACAGGGTTGTGTGAATTCTAAAATTTCTTTGGGAGTTTTTGTCAATGCCCAACAAGATCGAAGAAATACTTCAAAATCATGGAGAGAAGGATAAGGTTAGCAAAGGCTAAATGACTCACACGATTTTTTACAGTGGTCTATCCAATATGTGTTTTCAATTTCCTTCTGGAAGGCTACCGGTATGGCCACCCCGATATTCTGAACAATAGAGATGTTAAATCAAACCATCCGTGAATATTTCCAAACTCACTACAGCCCATCTTTTACAAACCGCCCAACGGATCTGCCATTCTCTGAGGCTACTAATATGGTGTATAGCCCTCTTGGCAATGTGGCTACATCCAACGTTATGCGGCCGGAGATTACTTTCGGTAGAGGAATGTGAAGCACGGGCCTGCCAGTCAAATCGAAAACGTCAACAGAAGAAATTTTACCGTCAGGCACTTCAATGGAGGTTGTATGCAATGCCGGATTTGGAATGCAAACCAAATCAATAGCTTTTTGCTGATGGCGTTTTATTTTAGGCTCCTTGATGGCAGTCAATTCCTGCATGCAGGTTTTCCATACAAATGATCCCCATTGGCCGGGCATTGATAATTGGGTGGAAGGAAGATCAAGATTTTCATTAAATCCACCAGATATATAGATATGATCATTATCTGATACATAAGGTTTAGCTACAGTAATATGCTTGCTGGATTTCAGTTCTATTGAATTCAGCACATGGAAAGCAGTATCCAATATCACCAGAAAACCTTTCCGCGGGTCAGAAAAATTTTGAGGATAGGAAGAAAACGTAAAGCCCGCTACTTCCAGAGAATCTTTATATGAACCCGAAATAAGAAGGCGATTATTCTTATAGCCTTCTGTCCCCCCTAAAAATATATTCTGGCCATAAAGTTTGAGGCGATCAAGGACATTCCCCATGCTGTCAATCCGGACAAACTGCATGTTTTCATCATCATCCTCAAATATTGTATCATTCCAGTAGGGATCCAAAAGATTACTTAGGGATCCATAAAAATTTCCATGATCATCCGCATAGGTTAAAATAACGGTTTCATCTACCAATCCCGTAAAAGCTTTTGTCCAATGCAAATTCCCATCGTCAGTGTATCGTGAAACCCCGACATCTGATCCTTCGAAAAGTGTTCTGTTGATGATAGAGTCCCCATTTTGCAGGACAAGGTTTCCGAAAAAAGAGAAGCTTAAATATACAGAACCATCTTTGCCAACCACTATGCTGCCTGGAAATATGGTTTCAGCTTCCCCACCTTGCACTACCCATATCCGTTGGCCTGTCTGGTCAAAAGCAGCAAGGAACCAGGAATTTGCATTGCTAAACAGAGTGTCCTGTCCGATGACCGCCTCATGCATAAAGGAGTTAAAAAGCAGGCCTGTTCTTCCATCGCTTGCGAAATTATAGCTGGGTATAGCTATCAAACCTCCCGTATCACCCCTTTGGATCAAAGGGACAATGCTGCTGACGGATCCGTCAGGACGAATAAGCACCCGGTAAATGGCCCCTGTAGTATCCGTACCTGCCTGTATTCCGCCAAATTGAACGGACGTTGCGTTGCTATAAACAATCAGATGAATATTAAAATCCTTGTCAACTTCTACATGCCGCACAAATAGGTGGGGTTGGAGATATGATTGGATCGCCCAGGCTGGGTTGCCATCTTTTCCAATTTTTATGAGTCCGATATCCTGATATTGCCGTGCGTCCCCCGTTGCAGCCAGGGTCAGGTTACCTGCGCGAATAGTATCGTAGAAGCTGAGGGCTATATAAAAGTTGCCGGAGTCGTCTGTGGTGGATTGGCTCAACATGGCTGCTCTGTCTGCTTTTTGAATGGTTTGCAACCAACCGCCAGGGCATTGTGCTAATGCTACCCCAATACTTAAATTAAAAAAAGTAATTGTAGCTATTAGAAAGGCTTTCATGGATTCTGTGTTATAAAATGGACAGCGAATATAGCTAAGGCCAGTGGGTTTAATATTAAAATTTCACAAGTGGATAATGAATTTTTCATAGTTCTGAAAAATGGAATCATTGAAATAGGAAGATGTGGGCTTGAATAGGCGAAAGAAGAACGAGATAAATTAAGCTTCCAATACCAGATACAAGTCGTTGGAATCCGTGGTGGCAGAATAACAACCCCTAATTTCGCAGGCAACATCCAACAATGGGAATGAAACAACTTTGGGCGGAATTGGCGCAGCGGCCTGCAGTTCTGCGGGGTATTTGTGTTTTGCTGCTCATCCCGGCTTTCTTCATCAATCTGGGGTTGATGCCGCTCCTCGCGGATGAATCTATACGGGCAATGGTGTCGCTGGAAATGATCATCTCCGGCAATTACATTACGCCTACCATGAGCGGTGAATTCTACTACAACAAGCCTCCGCTCTATAATTGGATACTTGCTGGACTGTTTCAACTCACTGGCAGTTTTTCAGAGCTTGTTGTCAGGCTGCCTTCGGTGGTGCCATTGCTGTTATTTGGCCTCACCATATTCTGGTTCGTTAAAAAGCACCTGGGATTTGAAACAGGATTTCTTGCGGCATTGCTTACGGTGACCTGCGGCCGAATGGTGGTTTACGCTTCCATGCTCGGGCATATTGACCTCTTTTATTCCCTCGTAACCTACGCCAGTTTTATCGTCATCTATGAGGGGTTTCGCAAGGAAAAATGGTGGTTTCTTTTCCTGGTCTCTTATGGGCTGGTTTCCATTGGTTTTCTCTCCAAAGGCCTTCCATCACTGGTTTTCCAGGGTTTTACTTTGCTTGCATATTTTATTATTAAAAAGGATTTTAAACGCCTGTTTTCCATTCAGCACATCTGCGGGTTCTTGCTCTTCCTGCTTGTGGTAGGTACTTACTTTTATGTTTATCATCAGTATAATTCACTTGAAGCATACCTAACCACGCTGTGGACACAATCCAGCCAGCGCACGGTGCTCGAGAAGGAGTGGTACGAATCGTTCCTGCACCTGTTTGTTTTTCCTTTCGATACACTTTACCACATCCTGCCCTGGTCGCTGCTGGTAATTTATGCTGCAAGGCGTGGCTTTTGGCGCCTTGTTATGAAGCATGATTTTCTGCAATTCAATTTCATCGTTTTGTTTGCCAATATCTGGGTGTATTGGTTGTCGCCCGAAACGCTGCCTCGATACATTTTTATGCTTTACCCGCTTATTTTCACCATTATCTGCTGGTTCTATGTGCAATACCGGGAAGAAGACCGGAAGCGAACCAAGGTGCTTCATTCCCTTCTCTTTGTTTTGATTTCTGCAATCACCTTGGCCTTACTTGTTCCCTTTTTTCAATTGCCGGTGGAGGTGCCGTATCGTTATGGCAAAAGCATCGCATTATTTCTTGGAGCAGCGTTTCTGGTTTGGGCGTTTATAAAAATTCCCCGGCAGCGGCTGATTATTGCCGTGATGGTGTTGCTCATCGGGCGCATTGGGTTTAACTGGTTTGTGCTGCCGGAGCGGCAAGCCAACGCAACTGAAAGCCGGTTTAAAGAGGAAGGAATCGTAATCGCTCGACTTTCCGAAGGCAGGGACGTTAAATTTGTAGGCCCTATCGGACCTGACCTGGACATCAGATACTACATTCAGCGGGAGAATAAGACGATCGTCCGGTACGGGCCGGGAAGTGCAAATCGCGATACCACTTCCTTTTACATTTCAACACAAAGATTTATTGACGATTGTCCGCATCAACTTATTCATTCTTTTCACTCAATTCCCCAAAACACGACTTTTTTCCTCGTGAAATATGAGGAGCCCTGCATGTATCCATGAAAAAGCTTTCAATATTAATTACGGTATTAAATGAAGAGGATAACATAAAGCCGCTACTGGAAGAGATACACCAGGCCCTTCAGGGGTTTGATTATGAGATCGTGATTGTGGATGATGGCTCTACCGACCGAACGCGTCCCAACATCCGGAGAGAGGCAAATCACCGGGTGAAGCTTGTAGAACTGACCAAAAACTATGGACAGAGTACTGCGATGGCTGCAGGTATTGATGCGGCTGAAGGGGAGTTTCTCGTGACGATGGATGGCGACCTTCAGAACGATCCGCACGATATTCCGGCAATGCTGAAAAAGCTGGAAGACGGGGAATGGGACCTGGTGGCGGGATACCGCAAAAACCGGCAGGATAAAATGCTGAGCCGTAAGCTCCCCAGCCGCCTGGCCAACAGCCTCATTCGTTGGCTTACGGGCGTCAAGATCACCGACTATGGATGCACCTTGAAAGTTTACCGGGTGGACATTGCCCGCGGGCTCGGCCTGTATGGAGAACTGCATCGCTTCATTCCTGCGCTGGCCTTTATGCAGGGCGCGCGCATTACGGAAGTTCCCGTGAATCACCGTTCGCGTAAATATGGCCAGTCAAAATATCGCCTTAGCCGTACATTCAAAGTGATCAGTGATCTGATCCTCATCGTGTTTTTTCAGAAATACCTGGTGCGGCCCATGCACCTGTTTGGCGTAGCCGGATTTATAATTTTGGTGGTGGGAATTTTTATTAACCTCTACCTCGCAGCCCTTAAAATTGCCGGGCAGGACATTTGGGGAAAGCCGCTGCTCATTCTGGGACTGCTGCTCACGCTGGGCGGATTTCAGCTCATCACTACCGGCATTATCACAGAGTTGCTAATGCGTACTTACTACGAATCCCAAAATAAAAAGACCTACAAAATCAGAAACACGTTTGTTGGAAAAGAAAAGAAAGCCGGGGTGGAATAAATACCTGAAAATAGCGGTCAAGGTCGTTGTTTCAGGGCTGGCGCTTTATCTGGTCATGAATAAGCTGGACACGCAGCAACTCTGGGAAACGATCAAGGGAGCACAGTGGTGGGCTTTATTTGCTGCACTTTGGATGCTGTTTCTATCCCAGGTATTTTCCTCCATCCGCTTTATGATATTTCTAAATGCCATTGGGATCAGGATCGGTTTCCTGTTTAATTTCAGGATTTACCTTACGGGTATGTTTTACAACCTGTTCCTGCCGGGCGGTATAGGAGGCGATGGCTACAAAGTGATCCTGCTGAAGCGGCAATACAGAGCAGGCTGGAAACCATTGGTAAAGGTTGCCTTTCACGACCGGCTCAATGGTCTTATGCTGCTGTTAATGATGATTGCTATCCTTATCCCGTTTGTATCGCCTGATCCCGTTTGGGGTATCCTGGCTTTGGCGGCTATTCCGACTGGCTTCCTCATTTACCGGCTGGTGATGAAAAGGTTGTTCAGGGAAGTGAAGTCGTCCTTATTAAAGATCAGCGTTTATTCGCTGGTGGTTCAGGGGCTGGTGCTGGTATCGGTTTTTTTTATTCTCCTGGCGCTCCGCATTCCGTGGGAAGCGTGGCCTCCCTACCTCTTGCTTTTTCTGGTGGCTTCCATTGCGGCTATTCTGCCCATAAGTTTTGGGGGCATTGGCATCAGAGAAATTGTCTTTTACTACGGTGCTGTTTATTTCGGCACGAGTGAGGCGGAAGCTATTTCCAT includes:
- a CDS encoding lysylphosphatidylglycerol synthase transmembrane domain-containing protein yields the protein MEKKRKPGWNKYLKIAVKVVVSGLALYLVMNKLDTQQLWETIKGAQWWALFAALWMLFLSQVFSSIRFMIFLNAIGIRIGFLFNFRIYLTGMFYNLFLPGGIGGDGYKVILLKRQYRAGWKPLVKVAFHDRLNGLMLLLMMIAILIPFVSPDPVWGILALAAIPTGFLIYRLVMKRLFREVKSSLLKISVYSLVVQGLVLVSVFFILLALRIPWEAWPPYLLLFLVASIAAILPISFGGIGIREIVFYYGAVYFGTSEAEAISISLLFFAIAALLSLSGAFVQPKIKKEVKNLPGSLHTKEGTRIIE